A single region of the Brassica rapa cultivar Chiifu-401-42 chromosome A03, CAAS_Brap_v3.01, whole genome shotgun sequence genome encodes:
- the LOC103860795 gene encoding pentatricopeptide repeat-containing protein At4g15720 produces MNKRFLQNVLFAPLDSSLLPSNFHLKSKAFLIHKLSESTDLFLTNSLQSSILKLGFASDTFTINRLINSYVKLRETNTARKLFDEMPEPNVVSWTSVISGFNDTGQPQTALSMFQKMYQDKSVAPNEFTYASVFKACSALAESRIGKSIHARLEMSGRRSNTVVSSSLLDMYGKCNDVETARRVFESMIGCGRNVVSWTSMITAYAQNARGHEAIELFRTFNADTTSLDRPNQFMLASVISACSSLGRLQWGKVAHGVVTHGGYETNHVVATSLLDMYAKCGSLSCAEKIFLRISRHSVISYTSMIMAKAKHGLGEAALQLFDEMVAKRIRPNYVTLLAVLHSCSHSGLVAEGLGYLNSMVEKYGVVPDPRHYTCVVDMLGRFGRVDEAYEMAKTIEVGAEQGALLWGALLSAGRLHGRVDIVCDASKRLIQSNQQVTSAYVALSNAYAVAGGWEDSESLRLEMRRGGNVKERACSWIEIKDSVYAFHAGDLSCDESGEVVRFMKDLEKRMKERGHRGSSSMMTSSSVFVDVDEEAKEEIVSLHCERLALAFGLIHLPEGSTIRIMNNLRMCRDCHEAFKLISGIVGREIVVRDVNRFHCFKDGSCICRDFW; encoded by the coding sequence ATGAATAAAAGGTTTCTACAAAATGTCCTTTTTGCCCCTTTGGATTCGTCGTTACTCCCCTCCAACTTCCATCTCAAAAGTAAAGCTTTCTTGATCCACAAGCTTTCAGAATCTACCGACCTCTTTCTCACGAACTCATTGCAAAGTTCAATTCTCAAACTTGGCTTCGCGAGCGACACATTCACAATAAATCGCCTCATAAACAGCTATGTTAAGCTCAGAGAAACCAACACTGCACGCAAgctgttcgacgaaatgcctgAACCAAACGTCGTTTCCTGGACTTCGGTTATCTCCGGTTTTAACGACACGGGTCAACCTCAAACTGCTCTGTCTATGTTCCAGAAAATGTATCAAGACAAATCCGTAGCTCCCAATGAGTTCACGTACGCGAGTGTCTTCAAAGCCTGCTCTGCTTTGGCAGAATCAAGAATCGGGAAAAGCATCCACGCCCGTCTCGAGATGTCCGGGCGGAGAAGCAACACCGTGGTGAGCTCCTCTCTTCTTGACATGTATGGCAAATGCAACGACGTGGAAACCGCTAGACGGGTTTTCGAGTCAATGATTGGGTGTGGGAGAAACGTTGTCTCTTGGACATCGATGATCACTGCTTACGCGCAGAACGCTCGTGGACATGAAGCTATTGAGTTGTTTAGAACATTCAACGCTGATACGACGTCGTTGGATAGACCGAATCAGTTTATGCTGGCTAGTGTTATTAGTGCCTGCTCTAGTTTAGGTAGGCTACAATGGGGTAAAGTTGCTCACGGTGTAGTTACTCATGGTGGTTATGAAACGAACCATGTGGTTGCCACGTCGCTTCTAGATATGTACGCGAAGTGTGGGTCTTTAAGCTGTGCAGAGAAGATCTTCTTGAGGATTAGCCGTCACTCTGTGATCTCGTACACGTCTATGATCATGGCAAAGGCAAAGCACGGACTTGGAGAAGCCGCGCTTCAGCTTTTCGACGAGATGGTTGCGAAGAGAATAAGGCCTAACTATGTAACGTTACTCGCCGTGTTACACTCTTGTAGCCATTCGGGTTTAGTCGCTGAAGGCCTAGGGTACTTGAACTCAATGGTTGAGAAGTACGGTGTGGTTCCTGATCCGAGGCATTACACTTGTGTTGTTGACATGCTTGGAAGATTTGGCCGTGTTGATGAGGCTTACGAAATGGCGAAAACTATAGAAGTTGGAGCAGAGCAAGGTGCGCTCTTGTGGGGAGCTCTTCTCTCAGCTGGTAGGTTGCATGGAAGAGTTGATATTGTTTGCGACGCTAGCAAACGGTTAATACAATCGAATCAGCAGGTGACGAGCGCGTACGTTGCATTATCTAATGCTTATGCTGTAGCTGGAGGATGGGAAGATTCAGAGTCTCTTCGTTTAGAGATGAGACGTGGCGGAAATGTGAAAGAGCGAGCTTGTAGCTGGATTGAGATTAAGGATTCGGTTTATGCTTTTCACGCTGGGGATTTGTCGTGTGATGAGAGTGGTGAGGTTGTGAGGTTTATGAAGGATCTGGagaagagaatgaaggagaGAGGACACAGGGGAAGTAGTAGTATGATGACAAGTTCATCGGTTTTTGTTGATGTTGATGAAGAAGCTAAAGAGGAAATTGTGAGTTTGCATTGTGAGAGATTGGCTTTAGCCTTTGGATTGATACATTTGCCTGAAGGATCGACGATTAGGATTATGAACAACTTGAGGATGTGCAGAGATTGTCATGAGGCTTTCAAGCTGATCAGTGGGATTGTGGGGAGGGAAATTGTTGTTAGAGATGTGAATAGGTTTCATTGCTTTAAGGATGGATCTTGTATTTGCCGTGATTTTTGGTGA
- the LOC103860792 gene encoding monothiol glutaredoxin-S4 isoform X3: MEKLQKMVSEKPVVIFSKNSCCMSHTIKTLFVDFGVNPTIYELDEINRGKEIEQALAQLGCSPTVPVVFIGAQLVGGANQVMSLHLNRSLVPMLKRVGALWV; the protein is encoded by the coding sequence ATGGAGAAGCTACAAAAGATGGTATCCGAGAAACCTGTTGTGATATTCAGTAAGAACTCGTGCTGCATGTCCCACACAATCAAGACTCTCTTTGTCGACTTTGGCGTGAACCCAACGATCTATGAGTTAGATGAGATCAACAGAGGTAAGGAGATAGAACAAGCACTGGCTCAGCTAGGCTGCAGCCCGACTGTTCCTGTGGTGTTCATAGGAGCCCAACTCGTTGGTGGAGCCAATCAAGTCATGAGTCTTCATCTCAATCGCTCTCTCGTCCCAATGCTTAAGCGCGTTGGAGCGTTATGGGTTTGA